A window of the Chloroflexus sp. Y-396-1 genome harbors these coding sequences:
- a CDS encoding histidine phosphatase family protein has translation MSNGERRVTTVLLIRHGMNDWVHGRLAGWLPGVHLSEEGRRQALALSERLGDLPITALYTSPLDRCIETARAIAEPRGLPLRIVEQIGEVRYGEWEGAELKELYTHELWPGVQHYPSGTRFPRGETLGEAQMRMVSAVDQLRARHVGEMIAVVSHADLIRLALAYYIGVHIDLFQRLVVNPCSLSAIAFEPMGPRLLAYNDTGSLDHLRSKPSSPSPTPEAASPSSTEAE, from the coding sequence GTGTCAAACGGAGAACGGCGGGTAACGACAGTCCTCTTAATCCGTCACGGAATGAATGATTGGGTGCATGGTCGGTTAGCTGGCTGGTTGCCGGGGGTTCATCTGAGTGAAGAGGGACGACGGCAAGCGCTGGCGCTTAGTGAACGGCTCGGCGATCTACCGATCACGGCACTCTACACTAGCCCCCTTGACCGTTGTATCGAGACCGCACGGGCGATTGCAGAACCGCGCGGCTTGCCATTGCGCATTGTCGAGCAGATCGGCGAGGTGCGCTATGGCGAATGGGAAGGGGCTGAGCTGAAAGAGTTATATACCCATGAGTTATGGCCAGGGGTTCAGCATTATCCGAGTGGTACCCGCTTTCCTCGTGGCGAGACCCTCGGTGAGGCCCAGATGCGTATGGTGAGTGCAGTTGATCAATTACGTGCTCGCCATGTAGGAGAAATGATTGCAGTGGTGTCGCACGCCGATTTGATCCGGTTGGCATTAGCGTACTACATTGGTGTGCACATCGATTTGTTTCAGCGGCTGGTTGTCAACCCATGCTCATTGAGTGCAATAGCGTTTGAGCCGATGGGGCCTCGTTTGTTGGCCTACAATGATACCGGGTCGCTTGATCATCTTCGCTCTAAACCGTCGTCGCCATCGCCTACACCGGAGGCAGCGTCCCCGTCATCAACGGAGGCAGAGTAG
- a CDS encoding NADH-quinone oxidoreductase subunit N, with protein MFQLTDIPRLLPEILLLVLALLVLGSDILERWGRTPAAQLERVKSSASLTAIGLGMVLFVALLQSGYIYRLPETAPVNFFTNIIRNLQSGGPGGEPIVGAFATDHLTMIARLLIIGSALVTSLLCLDIRPSAHPGEFYALIIFATLGMCLMVGANELLLAYLAIELTSIPLYLLAGYFRNDPRSAEAGLKYFLFGAISSAILLYGMSLAFGAALNSVGGATNFNDLTRFDRIGTFTASSGGLITLAMLFIVAGMGYKLAVVPFHGWSPDVYEGAPTPITAFISTASKAAGFILLFRLLTKTFPAIVGSPTLDTASGWTAVLAVLALLTVVIGNLAALPQTNVKRLLAYSSIAHAGFVVLGLLAWAAAQPFDREQGLTALLYYLFIYSLTNLGAFGALALIGQQTGGDDLTHLRGLSRRNLPLALLFTVCILSLAGIPPLGGFFAKFYIFMVGWQSGATWLVVIAVVMTIVSLYYYLRLLKAMFIEPATDLTPVSLPRGIGAALAIAVVGVLVLGIFPNLILSVLERV; from the coding sequence GGGTTCGGATATTCTTGAGCGGTGGGGGCGTACACCGGCCGCACAGCTTGAGCGCGTCAAATCTTCAGCCTCACTCACGGCCATTGGGCTAGGAATGGTATTGTTTGTTGCATTGTTGCAGAGTGGCTATATTTACCGATTACCCGAAACAGCCCCCGTCAATTTCTTCACCAATATTATTCGCAATCTCCAAAGTGGTGGACCTGGCGGTGAGCCGATCGTCGGGGCTTTTGCAACCGATCACTTGACGATGATTGCGCGTCTGCTCATTATCGGGTCTGCGCTGGTCACCAGTCTGCTCTGCCTTGATATTCGGCCCAGCGCTCATCCGGGTGAGTTTTACGCATTGATCATTTTTGCCACCCTCGGTATGTGTCTGATGGTGGGCGCCAATGAGTTGCTGCTGGCGTATCTCGCTATTGAGTTAACTTCGATCCCACTGTATCTGTTGGCCGGCTACTTTCGTAATGACCCGCGCTCGGCAGAGGCAGGCCTGAAATACTTCCTGTTTGGCGCTATCTCGTCGGCAATTCTCCTGTACGGCATGAGTCTGGCTTTTGGCGCAGCACTCAATAGTGTCGGTGGTGCAACCAATTTTAATGACCTGACTCGTTTTGATCGGATCGGTACCTTTACCGCGTCAAGTGGTGGCCTGATAACACTGGCAATGCTCTTTATTGTGGCCGGTATGGGGTACAAGCTAGCAGTTGTTCCGTTTCACGGTTGGTCACCTGATGTCTATGAAGGTGCACCAACCCCAATTACGGCCTTCATTTCAACCGCCTCGAAGGCAGCCGGTTTTATCTTGCTCTTCCGACTATTGACAAAGACATTCCCGGCCATTGTGGGATCGCCGACGCTCGATACCGCTAGTGGATGGACGGCAGTGCTGGCGGTACTGGCACTGCTGACAGTGGTGATCGGAAATCTGGCTGCGCTGCCACAGACGAATGTCAAACGGCTGTTAGCGTATTCAAGTATCGCGCATGCCGGCTTTGTCGTGTTGGGTTTGCTGGCCTGGGCTGCTGCGCAACCGTTTGATCGGGAACAGGGCTTGACGGCACTGCTCTACTACCTGTTCATCTACAGTCTGACAAACCTTGGCGCTTTTGGTGCATTGGCATTGATCGGACAGCAAACCGGTGGCGATGACCTAACCCATCTACGTGGTCTTTCGCGACGTAATCTGCCGCTTGCGCTGCTATTTACCGTCTGTATCCTCTCGCTGGCCGGAATCCCGCCCCTCGGTGGCTTCTTTGCTAAGTTTTACATCTTTATGGTCGGCTGGCAGAGTGGTGCAACCTGGTTGGTTGTGATTGCAGTTGTGATGACGATTGTCAGTCTTTATTATTACCTTCGTCTGCTTAAAGCAATGTTTATCGAGCCGGCAACCGATTTGACGCCGGTGTCGCTCCCACGTGGAATTGGCGCCGCACTGGCGATTGCCGTGGTTGGGGTGTTGGTTTTGGGTATCTTCCCTAATCTGATTTTGAGTGTTCTGGAACGGGTGTAG
- a CDS encoding glycosyltransferase family 4 protein — MRIAFLDSWLQQVAEGSGTAAAIGGLGRALRVHGHHVARISPLVAWPSNLTLRRLLFNLYVPALLRALPYDLIVGVDIDGVLVARRIATPYICSIKGVIAEELQHERGQVRRLLWLLSRLERINARQAPIVITTSHYCRVSIQRHYGVPAERIRLVPEGIDLASWPTPLPRHDGQTILCVARQYPRKHIADLIQAFARIRPRFPAARLVIIGDGPEHAHLRNLARQLALGASCQLLGALPDDTAVKEWYYRADIFCLPSVQEGFGIVFLEAMAAGLPIVATTAAAIPEVVPHGQAGLLVPPADVTALAEALTTLLADPELRRRYGTFGREYVTRFDWMRVAEQFLEVARGR, encoded by the coding sequence ATGCGTATTGCTTTTCTGGACTCATGGCTTCAGCAAGTGGCTGAAGGCAGCGGCACTGCTGCTGCTATCGGGGGGTTAGGACGCGCTCTGCGTGTCCATGGCCATCACGTGGCCCGTATCTCGCCATTGGTGGCGTGGCCATCTAATCTGACGCTGCGGCGATTGCTGTTTAATCTCTATGTACCGGCACTCCTGCGTGCATTACCCTACGATTTGATTGTAGGGGTGGATATTGATGGTGTACTGGTGGCCCGTCGGATAGCAACACCGTATATCTGTAGTATCAAGGGCGTGATCGCCGAGGAGCTACAGCACGAGCGTGGACAGGTACGCCGTTTATTATGGTTGCTTTCGCGACTCGAACGAATCAATGCCCGCCAGGCTCCAATCGTCATTACAACCAGTCACTATTGTCGGGTAAGTATTCAACGACACTACGGTGTACCGGCGGAACGGATACGTCTAGTGCCAGAGGGAATTGATCTGGCTTCGTGGCCCACACCACTCCCACGTCACGATGGACAGACGATTCTGTGCGTGGCTCGCCAGTATCCGCGTAAACACATTGCCGATCTGATCCAGGCATTTGCCCGAATCCGCCCTCGTTTTCCCGCTGCGCGTCTGGTGATCATCGGCGACGGTCCTGAACACGCTCATCTCCGTAATCTTGCGCGTCAGCTCGCGCTTGGAGCAAGTTGCCAGTTACTCGGCGCACTCCCCGACGATACGGCAGTGAAAGAGTGGTACTACCGCGCCGACATCTTCTGTCTACCCAGTGTGCAAGAGGGTTTCGGTATCGTGTTTCTCGAAGCAATGGCCGCCGGACTACCGATTGTCGCCACGACCGCAGCCGCAATTCCCGAAGTGGTGCCTCACGGTCAGGCAGGTCTGCTGGTGCCACCTGCTGATGTAACAGCCCTGGCTGAGGCGCTGACAACCCTGTTAGCCGATCCGGAGCTACGGCGGCGCTATGGAACATTCGGTCGTGAGTACGTTACTCGTTTCGATTGGATGCGAGTCGCCGAGCAGTTTCTGGAAGTAGCGCGTGGTCGTTAA
- a CDS encoding ABC-2 family transporter protein produces MTAKFVVLLRAAWVDALAYRAQLFIWVTTGMLPLIMLAIWRTLAGDGTIGGYASDDFVAYFVGALCIRQLTGVWIIWDMEREIRLGELSPHLLRPVHPLWRYLAMALADKPLRLLMIAPIVLIAGLIAPGAIPQPDLLRWSLLPLAIGLAFTVYFLNQCCIGVLSFWWTQVLALQDFWFGVYAFCSGYLVPLDLLPAPVTAVLNWLPFRAMLAFPLELLLGRLDQTAIIWGFAHQLGWIVVLGTLLHWLWNNGVRRYSAVGA; encoded by the coding sequence ATGACTGCTAAATTCGTCGTCTTGCTCCGTGCAGCGTGGGTCGATGCGCTGGCCTATCGTGCTCAACTGTTTATCTGGGTAACCACCGGGATGTTGCCACTGATCATGCTGGCAATCTGGCGAACTCTCGCGGGGGATGGCACAATCGGCGGTTACGCTAGCGATGATTTTGTTGCCTATTTCGTTGGCGCCCTCTGTATTCGACAGCTCACCGGTGTCTGGATTATTTGGGATATGGAACGCGAGATTCGCTTAGGCGAGCTATCGCCGCACCTGCTGCGACCGGTACATCCGCTGTGGCGCTATCTGGCGATGGCGTTGGCCGACAAGCCACTACGCCTGCTAATGATCGCTCCTATCGTCTTGATCGCCGGTCTGATTGCTCCTGGAGCCATTCCACAGCCCGATCTTCTCAGGTGGAGCCTGCTACCACTTGCAATCGGGCTGGCCTTCACCGTTTACTTTCTGAACCAGTGCTGCATCGGTGTACTCAGTTTCTGGTGGACACAGGTACTAGCGTTGCAAGATTTCTGGTTTGGCGTATATGCCTTTTGCAGCGGCTATCTCGTGCCGCTCGACCTCTTACCGGCACCGGTTACGGCGGTTCTGAACTGGTTGCCTTTTCGGGCGATGCTAGCTTTTCCCCTCGAATTACTGCTTGGCCGTCTTGATCAGACGGCCATCATCTGGGGATTCGCTCATCAGCTCGGTTGGATTGTAGTGCTGGGAACGTTATTGCACTGGCTTTGGAACAACGGGGTGCGCCGTTACAGTGCGGTTGGGGCGTAG
- a CDS encoding DUF3090 domain-containing protein, with protein MAEFTFDLESVHRITAGAVGPRGRRVFYLQARRGNRLVTLLAEKEQIRELANAINRLLEAIGERNPRLATSDDLLVTDMSLEEPLEPQFRIYQMGLGYDSERDRIVLLAQGMPDEGNEEPLSARFSATREQMKALSIHAEQVVAAGRPICGNCGRPIDPSGHFCPHRNGHGPVYS; from the coding sequence ATGGCAGAGTTTACGTTTGATCTCGAATCGGTGCATCGCATTACCGCCGGCGCAGTTGGGCCGCGAGGTCGGCGGGTCTTCTACTTGCAGGCCCGACGTGGAAACCGTCTGGTGACCTTACTGGCGGAAAAAGAGCAAATTCGCGAGCTGGCGAACGCCATTAATCGCTTGTTGGAAGCTATCGGTGAACGTAATCCACGTCTGGCAACCTCCGACGATCTCCTGGTCACCGATATGAGCCTTGAAGAGCCACTTGAACCGCAGTTTCGTATTTACCAGATGGGGTTGGGCTACGATAGCGAGCGAGATCGGATCGTCTTGCTGGCGCAGGGAATGCCCGATGAAGGAAATGAAGAACCCTTATCGGCGCGTTTTTCAGCTACGCGCGAGCAAATGAAGGCCTTGAGCATTCACGCGGAGCAGGTGGTTGCCGCTGGCCGCCCAATCTGCGGCAATTGCGGTCGTCCGATTGATCCCAGTGGTCATTTCTGTCCGCATCGTAACGGTCACGGCCCAGTCTACAGTTAG
- a CDS encoding ATP-binding cassette domain-containing protein — MTIEVRNLRKYYQVHRKEAGLRGSLQAFIRRRYETVKAVDGIDFTIDSGEMVGFLGPNGAGKTTTLKVLAGLLHPTAGEVRVLGYTPFERKTAFLKQITLVMGQKQQLLWDLPAIETFEVNRVIFEVPVHEYRRMLNELTDLLELGDLLNKQVRKLSLGERMKCELAAALLHRPQVLFLDEPTIGLDVTMQARVREFVAEYNRRYGATVLLTSHYMADVTALCRRVIVINHGRLLYDGNLQRMVEQVAPHKIIHLTLHQPIALETLNRYGEVQRYDGLEVELKVPRYETSRIGAQLLSELPVADVNIAEPPIEEIISEVFGQPV; from the coding sequence ATGACAATTGAAGTACGTAATCTGCGCAAATACTATCAGGTTCATCGCAAAGAGGCCGGCCTGCGGGGGTCACTACAAGCGTTCATCAGACGCCGCTACGAGACCGTCAAGGCTGTTGATGGGATCGATTTCACGATTGATAGCGGTGAGATGGTTGGGTTTCTGGGTCCCAACGGTGCCGGAAAGACGACAACGCTCAAGGTACTGGCCGGTTTACTACACCCGACGGCCGGTGAGGTACGGGTATTGGGTTATACGCCATTTGAACGGAAGACGGCCTTCCTCAAGCAAATCACGCTGGTCATGGGCCAGAAACAGCAACTGCTCTGGGATTTACCGGCTATCGAGACCTTTGAAGTAAACCGCGTTATCTTTGAGGTGCCAGTACATGAATATCGCCGGATGCTCAACGAGTTGACCGACCTGCTTGAACTAGGTGATCTGCTGAATAAGCAGGTGCGCAAGCTGAGTCTAGGCGAACGGATGAAGTGTGAGCTGGCCGCTGCCCTGCTCCACCGGCCACAAGTGCTCTTTCTCGACGAACCAACCATCGGCCTCGATGTAACGATGCAGGCCCGTGTTCGTGAATTTGTCGCCGAATATAATCGGCGTTACGGTGCAACGGTGCTGCTAACCAGCCACTACATGGCCGATGTGACAGCGCTCTGTCGGCGGGTCATTGTAATCAACCATGGTCGCCTACTCTACGATGGCAATCTCCAGCGAATGGTTGAACAGGTTGCCCCTCACAAGATCATTCACCTGACGCTCCACCAACCGATTGCACTTGAGACCCTGAACCGCTACGGCGAGGTGCAACGGTACGATGGGTTGGAGGTTGAACTGAAAGTGCCTCGCTACGAAACGTCGCGCATTGGCGCCCAATTGCTCAGTGAGCTGCCGGTAGCCGATGTCAACATCGCTGAGCCACCGATTGAGGAGATTATCAGCGAGGTATTTGGCCAGCCGGTGTAA
- a CDS encoding SCO1664 family protein, which produces MEGGHSYELSVARVLTALAQGTMNIEAAMPYSSNYTLLTSIVHEDLHLLAVYKPQRGERPLWDFPRGTLYRREAAAYIVSEALGFHLVPPTVVRDGPYGIGMVQLFIDNDEDIHLFTMLKQGGYEREIRQLCAFDCLVNNADRKSGHCLQGRDGRLWAIDHGICFHVEPKLRTVLWDFVGEPFPDEVMTAFTSFRQQLDQNEHLIQALHTLLDRSEVRALRRRLNNLIESGCYPPPGPGPHVPWPPV; this is translated from the coding sequence ATGGAAGGTGGTCACTCATACGAGCTGAGCGTTGCGCGGGTGTTGACAGCACTGGCCCAGGGTACGATGAATATTGAGGCAGCGATGCCGTACAGTAGCAACTATACCCTGTTGACCAGTATTGTCCACGAAGATCTGCACCTGCTTGCGGTGTATAAGCCACAGCGCGGAGAGCGCCCACTGTGGGATTTTCCGCGCGGGACGCTCTACCGTCGAGAGGCGGCGGCGTATATCGTGAGTGAGGCGCTCGGTTTTCATCTTGTGCCGCCAACTGTGGTGCGCGATGGACCGTATGGCATCGGAATGGTGCAGTTGTTCATCGATAACGATGAAGATATTCACCTGTTCACGATGCTGAAGCAAGGCGGATACGAGCGTGAAATCAGGCAACTCTGCGCCTTCGATTGTCTGGTCAACAATGCCGACCGTAAGAGTGGCCACTGTTTGCAAGGACGAGACGGACGTTTGTGGGCTATAGACCACGGAATTTGTTTCCATGTCGAACCCAAATTGCGGACAGTGCTCTGGGATTTTGTGGGTGAACCGTTTCCTGATGAGGTGATGACCGCGTTTACCAGTTTTCGCCAGCAGCTCGATCAGAACGAACACCTGATCCAGGCACTGCATACGTTGCTCGACCGGTCAGAGGTGAGAGCGCTTCGGCGGCGGCTTAATAACTTGATCGAGAGTGGTTGCTATCCACCGCCGGGGCCAGGGCCTCACGTACCATGGCCGCCAGTCTAA